From the genome of Streptomyces sp. NBC_01116, one region includes:
- a CDS encoding helix-turn-helix domain-containing protein, translated as MCNQSKPAVEAAFLNVQGAAKYMGISVNTLYVWRHRRQGPPSFRMGPGGRVMYRRDLLDAWLNDQQQADSRSNPALNPLNAAPQQRERRRAA; from the coding sequence ATGTGTAACCAGTCCAAGCCTGCCGTCGAGGCTGCCTTCCTGAACGTCCAGGGCGCCGCGAAGTACATGGGCATCTCGGTGAACACTCTCTACGTCTGGCGCCATCGCCGGCAGGGGCCGCCCAGCTTCCGGATGGGGCCCGGAGGGCGGGTGATGTACCGCCGAGACCTGCTCGATGCGTGGCTCAACGACCAGCAGCAGGCGGACTCGCGGTCGAATCCGGCTCTCAACCCCCTGAACGCAGCGCCGCAGCAGCGCGAGCGGCGCCGTGCTGCTTGA
- a CDS encoding tyrosine-type recombinase/integrase, which translates to MTVPLLVYTGRCGAINRTTWNTKAWKPALAGAGVIPPLPKQQPGEKPSRVWEPSREHGFHVLRHTYASVMLEAGESIVSLAKWLGHSDPAFTLRTYTHFMPQVGARGLSAIEAWFTDLG; encoded by the coding sequence GTGACCGTCCCGCTGCTGGTCTACACCGGGCGTTGCGGTGCGATCAACCGCACCACCTGGAACACCAAGGCGTGGAAGCCCGCGCTCGCCGGCGCCGGAGTCATCCCGCCGCTGCCCAAGCAGCAGCCCGGCGAGAAGCCGTCGCGAGTCTGGGAACCCAGCCGCGAGCACGGCTTTCACGTCCTTCGTCATACATATGCTTCGGTGATGCTCGAAGCCGGAGAGTCGATCGTGTCGCTCGCGAAGTGGCTGGGGCACTCCGATCCGGCGTTCACACTCCGGACCTACACTCACTTCATGCCGCAGGTCGGCGCTCGTGGGCTGTCCGCGATCGAAGCGTGGTTCACGGATCTTGGCTGA
- the xerC gene encoding tyrosine recombinase XerC, which produces MAGYIEDRWLKKRPNKETGKRERTGLWGKCTRYRVKGIPGVRDRSFDTVTDAKSWLAETQTDARRGDFVDARDGAISLREYVEKCWWPSQVHPAQTLESMRHRIWGHVLPQLGELALKDIGVAELRRWSADVQRSLASSTAYVAWVYLKAIMQAAVEDKRLFPNPCKGSSSIKPPKKPERKARAWQQDRVDAVREALADRYQIALDLGVGCGLRQGEAFGFSPGDVRGDSVHIERQILMHKSQLYFGPPKGGKERDAPLPKVLAKRLLTHQERFESIDVTLAGS; this is translated from the coding sequence ATGGCGGGCTACATCGAGGATCGGTGGCTCAAGAAGCGGCCGAACAAGGAGACGGGCAAGCGCGAACGCACAGGACTGTGGGGCAAGTGCACGCGGTACCGCGTCAAGGGGATACCGGGCGTCCGGGACCGTTCGTTTGACACGGTCACGGATGCCAAGTCCTGGCTGGCCGAGACGCAGACCGACGCACGACGAGGGGATTTCGTCGACGCGCGCGACGGTGCGATCAGCCTTCGTGAATATGTCGAGAAGTGCTGGTGGCCGTCCCAGGTGCATCCCGCTCAGACGCTGGAAAGCATGCGGCACCGGATTTGGGGGCACGTGCTGCCGCAGCTCGGAGAGCTGGCGCTCAAGGACATCGGCGTCGCGGAGCTGCGTAGGTGGTCGGCCGATGTACAGCGGTCGCTGGCATCAAGCACGGCGTACGTCGCATGGGTGTACCTCAAGGCGATCATGCAGGCTGCGGTCGAGGACAAGCGTCTGTTCCCTAACCCGTGCAAGGGCAGCAGCTCGATCAAGCCGCCGAAGAAGCCGGAACGCAAGGCTCGCGCCTGGCAGCAGGATCGCGTTGATGCCGTACGCGAGGCGCTGGCCGACCGGTACCAGATCGCACTTGACCTCGGGGTCGGGTGTGGGCTCCGACAGGGTGAGGCGTTCGGGTTCAGCCCAGGCGACGTTCGTGGTGACTCGGTGCACATAGAGCGGCAGATTCTCATGCATAAGTCGCAGCTCTACTTCGGTCCGCCCAAGGGCGGCAAAGAGCGCGACGCGCCCCTGCCGAAGGTTCTCGCGAAGCGGCTCCTCACGCACCAGGAGCGCTTCGAGTCGATCGACGTGACACTGGCTGGATCCTGA